CACCGACCGTGTCGCGTACGCCCGGGTCTGGGCCGAGATCGCCGCCAGTCGCCGACGGCTGGAGGACGACCACGGAGTGCACTGGGGCGAGGTCGCCGTCGTGCAGGTGCCGATCTTCGACGAGGGGGGCGACGTGGTGCTGAGCATCTACGCGATCGGGTGGCAGCACTCGATGTCGCAGCGGACCTCCGAGCTCCTGGTGGAGCGGATGCGTACGGCAGCCGATCGCATATCGACGAGGATCGCCGCATCGCGCACAAGGGGCTGACACGGCGGCGTCGCCCGGTACGGCGGCGTCGTCGAGCGCGGGACGGGGTCGGCTCCCCGGCGGCCCGTGCATGCGGGGGAATACATCACGGTCGACGTGCATTGCTCTTCGTGACGGTCGATTCGTCCGTCGCCTCCCCCCGATCGAGAATGTTCGAACCATGCCCGCATCCGACGACCACGCCCGCTGGCGCGCCGCCCGAGAGCGCTCCGTCGCCTCGCCGACCGGCAACCTCTCCCTCGTGGAGACCCGCTGGACCGGCGAGCGCCCCGACATCGACGCCGCCCGATCCGCAGCATCCGACACCGTCGAGGTCACGCCGATACAGCGCACCGCGATCGACGGCAGCGGGGCGATCGAGCATGGTCTGCGGTTCTGGGACGCCGACGCCTCTGCGATCCGCGCGTTCGACCGCATCGACGCCTACCCCTACGACCCGGCGTGGGTGCTCGAGGGCACCTTCACCCCGGTGGCGGAGGGCCGCACCGTGCCGTTCGAGCACATCCGCGACAACGGCGGCACGCGCGACCTGGTCGTTCCCGGCGACATCGCTCTGACCCTCGACGGCCACGACTACACGCTCGCCGCCTTCGACGACGGCGGAAAGCTCCTGCTCGTCTTCGGCGATCCGACGAACGGCGATGAGACGTACGGCGCCGGCCGCTTCCTCTTCGTACAGCACGACGAGAACGATCCGCAGCGGGTGGTGCTCGACTTCAACCGTGCGTTCGTGCCGCCGTGCGGCTTCTCGGCCCAGTACAACTGCCCCCTGCCTCCCGCCTCGAACCGGTTCCCCGTTCCGGTCCGCGCCGGGGAGAAGTCCGTCGTCTTCCGCGACGGCTTCGACATCTACGCGGCCTGAGCCGCGCGCATCCACAGCACCCGAAGCACCCTGGAGTACCCCCCATGAGAAGACCCCTCATCGCCGTGTCCGCGGCCCTCGCCGCAGCGCTCGTCCTCACCGGCTGCTCGACCGGCGGCGGCACCACCGCCGAGAGCTCCGACGACGCGACCATCGCGATCGGCTCGCTGTACGAACCGCAGAACCTGAGCAACACCCAGGGCGGCGGCCAGGGCGTCACCGAGGCGTTCAACGGCAACGTCTACGAGGGCCTCTACAAGCTCACGGACGACGGCCAGGTCGAACCCCTCCTCGCCGAGGGCGAAGAAGTCAGCGACGACGGCCTCACCTACACGATCACCCTCCGCGAAGGCGTCACCTTCCACTCCGGCAAGGCGCTCACGTCGGCCGACGTGAAGGCGAGCGTCGAGGCGGTCACCGCCGAGGACTCGCAGTCGGCCCGCAAGTCGAGCTTCGCCACCATCGCCGACATCGCGACCCCCGACGACCAGACCGTGGTCTTCACGCTCTCGCAGCGCTCGATCTCGTTCCTCTACAACCTCAGCTACGTCTGGATCGTCAACGCGGAGGCGGGCGACCTGACGCAGGACGAGGACGGCACCGGTCCCTACACGCTCGACGAGTGGCGCCAGGGCAGTACCCTCACGCTCACCCGTTGGGACGAGTACTGGGGCGAGCCCGCGAAGAACGCCGAGGTCGTCTTCACCTACTTCACCGACGCCACCGCCGAGAACAACGCGCTGCTGACCGGCGAGATCGACCTCATCACCAGCGTGCAGAGCCCCGATTCGCTCACCCAGTTCGAGGGCAACGCCGACTACGTCGTGAGCGAGGGCACCTCGACCACGAAGGAGCTGCTCGCGTTCAACGACCGCGTCGCCCCCTTCGACGACGCGCTGGTGCGCAAGGCCGTCTACTCCGCGATCGACACGCAGAAGCTCCTCACCTCGATCTGGGGCGACTACGGCACCCTCATCGGCTCCATGGTGCCGCCGACCGACCCCTGGTACGTCGATCTCACCCAGGTGAACCCCTACGACCCCGACCTCTCGAAGCAGCTGCTGACCCAGGCCGGCTACGCCGACGGGTTCACCTTCACGCTCGACACCCCCAGCTACGACCCGCACCCGGCGGTCGCCGAGTTCCTGCAGTCGCAGCTGGCCGAGGTCGGCATCACGGTCGAGATCAACACGATCAGCGCCGACGAGTGGTACTCGAAGGTCTTCAAGGAGCGCGACTTCACCGCCACGCTCCAAGAGCACGTGAACGACCGCGACGTCGTCTGGTACGGCAACCCCGACTTCTACTGGGGCTACGACAACGCCGACGTGCAGCAGTGGGTGTCCGAGGCCGAGCAGGCCCAGACCACCGACGAGCAGACCGAGCTCCTGAAGAAGGTCAACGAGCAGATCGCGGAGGATGCGGCTAGCGTGTGGCTGTACCTGTACCCGCAGATCGTGGTCGCCTCCAGCGACCTCAGCGGCTACCCCGTCAACGGCCTGAACTCCCAGTTCTTCGCCTACGACATCGTGAAGTCCTGATCGTCTAGCTCATCCGTCGGGGGATGCTGCGGTCCGCACGGGCTCGCCGCATCCCCCCGCCCGTTCCCTGTCGAGATCCGATGCTCACCTACGTGCTCCGCCGCTCCGGGTTCCTCCTGGTGTCGCTGGCGGTCGCCCTCATCGTGATCTTCGTGCTGCTGCGGCTCCTGCCGGGCGATCCCGCCAACGCGCTGCTGTCGATCGACGCGACGCCCGAGCAGATCGCCGCGGCCCGGGCGCAGGTGGGCTCCGACCAGCCGCTGCTGACGCAGTTCGCGACCTGGGCGGGGCAGCTCGTGCGCTTCGACCTCGGCGAGTCGTACATCAGCTCGCGGCCCGTCGGGCCCGAGATCGCCTCGCGCCTGGCGATCACGCTGCCCCTGACGCTGCTCGCCTTCGGTCTCGCGCTCGTCCTGTCGCTCGTCATCGGCATCACCGCCGCGGTGAAGGCCGACCGCTGGTACGGAGTGGTGCTGAGCGGTTTCTCGCAGCTCGGGGTCGCCGTCCCCGTCTTCTGGGTCGGTGTGATCCTCGTGTGGATCTTCGCCCTCCAGCTCGGACTCCTCCCTTCGGGAGGTTTCCCCCGCAGCGACTGGGAAGACCCGGCCGCCGCGCTTCGCGCCCTCACGCTCCCCGTCATCGCGATCGCGATCGTGATGAGCGCCTCGCTCAGCCGCTACGTGCGCTCGGCGACGCTCGACGTGCTCGGCAGCGACTACCTGCGCACCGCCCGCGCGGGCGGCGCCGGGATGACCGAGGCGCTGCTGCGTCACGGTCTGCGCAACGGCGCCGTGCCCGTCGTCGCGGTGCTCGGCGTGGAGCTGTCGACGACGCTCCTCGGCGCGGTCGTGGTGGAGAGCGTCTTCACGCTCCCCGGTCTCGGCAGCCTGCTGCTCACCGGCATCCAGCAGCACGATTACGCGAACATCCAGGGCGTGCTCGTGGTGAGCACCCTGTTCGTGCTGCTCGTCGGGTTCGCCGCCGACATCGCGCAGCGCCTCATCGATCCGCGCCTGCGCACGAGCGTCTCGGGCAACCGGTGAGCGCGGTCATCGAGCAGAACATCGCGGATGCTGCGCCCGCAGCATCCCGGCGACGCTCGATCACCCTGGTGGTCGGGATCGTGCTCACCGCCCTGGTCGTCCTCGTCGCGCTGGTGTCGCTGTTCTGGCTGCCCTACCCGCTCGACGACATCAGCGGCGGCCGTCTGGACGGCCCGAGCTCGGCACACCTGCTCGGCACCGACCGCCTCGGCCGCGACCTCCTGTCGCAGCTGATGGTCGGCGCGCGCATCGCACTGCTGGTGGGTGCCGGCGCGGTGCTCCTCGCCGGCGTGCTCGGGACGCTCATCGGGCTGGTGACGGCGTTCTCGCGCCCCTGGCTCGACGACACGCTCTCCTCCGCCCTCGACGTCGTGATCGCGTTCCCCGTGCTGCTGCTGGCGATGCTCGTCGTCGCCGTGCAGGGCGCGTCGCTGTGGTCGGCGACCCTCGCGATCGGGTTGGCGATGTCGGCCGTGGTCGCCCGACTGACCCGTATCCTCGCCCGGCGCGTGCTGCAGGAGCAGTACGTCACGGCCGCCCGCACGAGCGGCACCCGTCTGCTCGGGATCGTGTGGCACCACGTGCTGCCGAACATCGCCCCCACCCTCGCGGTGAGCCTCGCCCTGCAGTTTGGCGTGGCCGTGCTCGCCGAGGCGAGCCTGTCGTACCTCGGCCTCGGCGCCCCGCCGCCGAACGCCTCGTGGGGCCGGATGCTGCAGGAGGCCCAGGGCACCGTGCTCAACGCACCCGTCGGGGCGATCGCGCCCGGACTCGCGATCGTCGCCCTCGTGCTGGGTGTCAACTTCCTCGCCGACGGCCTGCGCGACGTCGCCGATCCGACGAGACGGAGAGCGCGATGACTCTTCTCGATGTGAGCGGGCTCTCGGTGCGGGCGGATGCTGCGCCCCTCGTCGACGCCGTCTCCTTCACCCTCGACGCCGGAGACCGCGTGGGGCTGATCGGGGAATCGGGGTCGGGCAAGTCGCTGACCTCGCTCGCCGCGGTCGGACTGCTGCCCTCTGCTCTGCGCGTCTCCGGCTCGGTGCGCCTCGCCGGGCACGAGATCGTCGGCACCCCCGACGCGCGGCTGCGTGCGCTCCGAGGTCCCGTCGCGCAGGTCGTCTTCCAGGAGCCGCTGACGGCGCTGGATCCGCTCATGCGCGTCGGGAAGCAGCTCGCCGAGCCGCTGCGACGCCACCTGAACCTCCGGGGCGGCGCGCTCGGCGACGCCGTCTCGACGGCGCTGTCGGAGGTCGCACTGACCGACCCCCGCATCGCGCGCGCCTACCCGCACGAGCTCTCGGGCGGTCAGCGTCAGCGCGTCGCGATCGCGATCGCCCTCGCAGCACGCCCGCAGCTGCTCATCGCCGACGAGCCGACCACCGCGCTCGACGTCACCGTGCAGGACGCCGTGCTGACGCTGCTCGAAAGGCTCATCGCCGAGCGGGACATGGCGCTGCTCTTCGTCAGCCACGACCTCGCCGTCGTCTCGCGGATGGTCGAGCGCATCGTCGTGCTGCAGCGCGGCGTCGCGGTCGAGGAGGGGCCGGTCGACCGCGTGCTGCGCGATCCGCAGCATCCGTACACCCGCGCCCTCGTCGCCAGCGCCCGCTCGCTCGACGCCGCGCTCGACGCCTCCGAGGGAGGTGTCGAATGAGCGTGCTGGAACTTCGCGACGCCGGCTTCTCCTACGGATCGCGCAGCGTGCTCGACGACGTCTCGCTCAGCGTCGCCGAGGGGGAGTCGGTCGGGCTCGTCGGCGAGTCGGGTGCGGGAAAGTCGACGATCCTGCGCCTCCTGCTGGGCCTCGCCGCCCCACGCGACGGGTCGGTGCTGTTCGACGGCCGGCCGCTCGACCTTCGCGACCGGTCGCTGATGCGGCGGTTCCGCGCGAGCGTGCAGCCGGTCTTCCAGGATCCTTACTCCTCCCTCGATCCGCGCCAGCGCATCGACCGGATCGTCGGTGAGCCGCTGCGCTCCCTCGGTCTCGCGCGCGGTGCCGACGCCGCATCGCGCGTGGAGGAGGCCGTCGCCGCCGTCGGCCTCGACGCCGGCACCCTCACCCGGTACCCGCACGAGTTCTCCGGCGGGCAGCGCCAGCGCATCGCGATCGCCCGCGCCCTCGTGTCCCGTCCGCGCGTGCTGCTGGCGGACGAGCCGGTGAGCGCCCTCGACGTCACCACGCGAGTGCAGGTCATCGACCTGCTCGCTCGCCTCCGCCGCGAGAACGGCCTCACGCTGGTGATGGTCTCGCACGACCTCAGCGCGGTGGCCTCGGTCTGCGAACGCACCGTGGTGCTGCAGCACGGGCGCATCGTCGAGGCGGGCGCGACGCGCAGCATCCTCTCCTCCCCCTCGACGGCGTACGCCCGCCAGCTCGTCGCCGCGGTGCCCCGCCTGCCGCGCTGACGGCGATGACCGCCCGGGCGGCGGCTCTAATCTGGAAGCATGCGCACCCGCTTCGCCACCGTCTCTCTGGCCGCCCTCTCGCTGTTGGTCCTGGCGGGATGCGCGAGCCCCACGTCACCTGCCGCGGAGCCGACCGCCGACGGCGGGTGCTCCTACGTCGAGAGCGGCCAGGCAGCGGCCGGTGACGTCACCGCTCCCCCGGCCGATCCCGTCGGCGCGCAGAACGTGACCCTCGAGACGTCGGCCGGCGCGATCCCGATGACGTTCGACGCCGAGCGCACCCCCTGCACCGTCAACAGCTTCGTCTCGCTCGCCCAGCAGGGCTACTTCGACGACAGCGAGTGCCACCGCCTCACGACCTCGGGCATCTACGTGCTGCAGTGCGGCGATCCCTCGGCCACCGGCATGGGCGGCCCCGGCTACAGCTTCGGCGACGAGCTCGACGGCAGCGAGACCTACCCCGCCGGCACCGTCGCCATGGCCAATGCCGGCCCCGACACCAACGGTTCGCAGTTCTTCCTCGTGTACGAGGACTCGCAGCTCCCCCCGTCGTACACGGTCTTCGGACAGATGGATGCTGAGGGCCTCGCGGTCGTGCGCGAGATCGCCGCCGCAGGCGCCGAGGGCGGTTCCGGCGACGGCGCTCCCGTGACGCCCGTCGTGATCTCGGGCGTCACCATCGACTGATCCGCGACCCGGCGGGAACGACGAAGGGGACGGCCGCTCGGCCGTCCCCTTCGTCGTCGCTGCCGGTCAGCGCCCGGAGCGCCGCTTGCTCATCACGTCGAACGCGACGGCGAGCAGCAGCACGAGTCCCTTGATGACCTGCTGCCACGCAGCATCCACCGACAGGATCGACAGGCCCTGGTTGAGCACGCCCATGACCAGACCACCGATGACCGCGCCGACGACCGTGCCGACGCCGCCCTGCACCGCCGCGCCGCCGATGAAGACCGCGGCGATGGCGTCGAGCTCGAAGCTGGTGCCCGCCGATGCGACCGCGCTTCCGGCCCGGGCGGTGCTGACCACGCCGGCGAGTCCGGCGAGGAACCCCATGTTGACGAAGATGAAGAACGTGACCCACTTCGTCTTCACTCCCGACATCTGCGCCGCGAAGAGGTTGCCGCCCATCGCGTAGACGTGGCGGCCGAACACGGTGCGGCTGAGCACGAACGAGTAGATGAGGATCAGCGCGGCCAGGATGATGAGGATGATCGGCGTGCCGCGGTTGTAGGCCAGCAGGTACGCCACATAGAGGATCGCGGCGACGGCGATCCCGACCTTGATCCAGGCCGACACCGCGCGCTCGCGCGGCAGTCCGAGGCGCCGCAGCGTCGCCCGCGTCCGCACCTGCTGGAAGATCAGGGCCACGGCGGCGAGCGCCGCGATCGCGAAGGTGATGAGGTCGGGCGTTCCCGTGGTCGGGAGGGTCCCCGAGCCGATCGCGTTGAACTCCGGCGGGAGCCCGCTGATCGTGCCGCCGGTGAGCAGCACCAGCGCGAGACCGCGGAAGACGAGCATGCCGGCAAGGGTCACGATGAAGGCGGGTATGCCGACGAAGGCGACCCAGAAGCCCTGCCAGGCCCCGATCAGCGCCCCGGTGATGAGGGCGATCACGACCGCGGCCCACCACGGCAGCCCCCACGACTGCATGGACAGCGCCGCGACCGCGCCGACGACCGCGACGATCGAGCCGACGGAGAGGTCGATGTGGCCCGCGATGATCACGATCACCATGCCGATCGCGAGGATCAGCACGTATGCGTTCTGCTGGATGAGGTTGCTGACGTTGCCGGGGTAAAGGAGTCGTCCTCCGGTCAGCACCTGGAACAGCAGGATGATGATCGCGAGCGCGGCGAGGATCCCGTACTGCCGCATGTCGATGCGCAGCCGTCGGCGCGGCTTGCTCGGCCCGATCGGACCGGTCGGGGTGGCCTGCTCGGGTGCGGTGAGGGTCACGGCTTTACTCCTTCGGGTCGACCTGCGGTCATGTGCCGCATGAGTTCCTCCTGCGTGGCGTCGGCGCGGGCGATCTCGCCCGTGAGGCGCCCCTCGGCGATCGTGTAGATCCGATCGGCGAGACCGATCAGCTCGGGCAGCTCGGACGAGATGACGATCACGGCCTTGCCCTGGGCGGCGAGCTCGTTGATGATCCCGTAGATCTCGAACTTGGCGCC
This portion of the Microbacterium hatanonis genome encodes:
- a CDS encoding ABC transporter permease → MSAVIEQNIADAAPAASRRRSITLVVGIVLTALVVLVALVSLFWLPYPLDDISGGRLDGPSSAHLLGTDRLGRDLLSQLMVGARIALLVGAGAVLLAGVLGTLIGLVTAFSRPWLDDTLSSALDVVIAFPVLLLAMLVVAVQGASLWSATLAIGLAMSAVVARLTRILARRVLQEQYVTAARTSGTRLLGIVWHHVLPNIAPTLAVSLALQFGVAVLAEASLSYLGLGAPPPNASWGRMLQEAQGTVLNAPVGAIAPGLAIVALVLGVNFLADGLRDVADPTRRRAR
- a CDS encoding DUF1684 domain-containing protein, whose product is MPASDDHARWRAARERSVASPTGNLSLVETRWTGERPDIDAARSAASDTVEVTPIQRTAIDGSGAIEHGLRFWDADASAIRAFDRIDAYPYDPAWVLEGTFTPVAEGRTVPFEHIRDNGGTRDLVVPGDIALTLDGHDYTLAAFDDGGKLLLVFGDPTNGDETYGAGRFLFVQHDENDPQRVVLDFNRAFVPPCGFSAQYNCPLPPASNRFPVPVRAGEKSVVFRDGFDIYAA
- a CDS encoding ABC transporter substrate-binding protein — protein: MRRPLIAVSAALAAALVLTGCSTGGGTTAESSDDATIAIGSLYEPQNLSNTQGGGQGVTEAFNGNVYEGLYKLTDDGQVEPLLAEGEEVSDDGLTYTITLREGVTFHSGKALTSADVKASVEAVTAEDSQSARKSSFATIADIATPDDQTVVFTLSQRSISFLYNLSYVWIVNAEAGDLTQDEDGTGPYTLDEWRQGSTLTLTRWDEYWGEPAKNAEVVFTYFTDATAENNALLTGEIDLITSVQSPDSLTQFEGNADYVVSEGTSTTKELLAFNDRVAPFDDALVRKAVYSAIDTQKLLTSIWGDYGTLIGSMVPPTDPWYVDLTQVNPYDPDLSKQLLTQAGYADGFTFTLDTPSYDPHPAVAEFLQSQLAEVGITVEINTISADEWYSKVFKERDFTATLQEHVNDRDVVWYGNPDFYWGYDNADVQQWVSEAEQAQTTDEQTELLKKVNEQIAEDAASVWLYLYPQIVVASSDLSGYPVNGLNSQFFAYDIVKS
- the mmsB gene encoding multiple monosaccharide ABC transporter permease; translated protein: MTLTAPEQATPTGPIGPSKPRRRLRIDMRQYGILAALAIIILLFQVLTGGRLLYPGNVSNLIQQNAYVLILAIGMVIVIIAGHIDLSVGSIVAVVGAVAALSMQSWGLPWWAAVVIALITGALIGAWQGFWVAFVGIPAFIVTLAGMLVFRGLALVLLTGGTISGLPPEFNAIGSGTLPTTGTPDLITFAIAALAAVALIFQQVRTRATLRRLGLPRERAVSAWIKVGIAVAAILYVAYLLAYNRGTPIILIILAALILIYSFVLSRTVFGRHVYAMGGNLFAAQMSGVKTKWVTFFIFVNMGFLAGLAGVVSTARAGSAVASAGTSFELDAIAAVFIGGAAVQGGVGTVVGAVIGGLVMGVLNQGLSILSVDAAWQQVIKGLVLLLAVAFDVMSKRRSGR
- a CDS encoding ABC transporter permease, with protein sequence MLTYVLRRSGFLLVSLAVALIVIFVLLRLLPGDPANALLSIDATPEQIAAARAQVGSDQPLLTQFATWAGQLVRFDLGESYISSRPVGPEIASRLAITLPLTLLAFGLALVLSLVIGITAAVKADRWYGVVLSGFSQLGVAVPVFWVGVILVWIFALQLGLLPSGGFPRSDWEDPAAALRALTLPVIAIAIVMSASLSRYVRSATLDVLGSDYLRTARAGGAGMTEALLRHGLRNGAVPVVAVLGVELSTTLLGAVVVESVFTLPGLGSLLLTGIQQHDYANIQGVLVVSTLFVLLVGFAADIAQRLIDPRLRTSVSGNR
- a CDS encoding peptidylprolyl isomerase, which codes for MRTRFATVSLAALSLLVLAGCASPTSPAAEPTADGGCSYVESGQAAAGDVTAPPADPVGAQNVTLETSAGAIPMTFDAERTPCTVNSFVSLAQQGYFDDSECHRLTTSGIYVLQCGDPSATGMGGPGYSFGDELDGSETYPAGTVAMANAGPDTNGSQFFLVYEDSQLPPSYTVFGQMDAEGLAVVREIAAAGAEGGSGDGAPVTPVVISGVTID
- a CDS encoding ABC transporter ATP-binding protein, whose amino-acid sequence is MTLLDVSGLSVRADAAPLVDAVSFTLDAGDRVGLIGESGSGKSLTSLAAVGLLPSALRVSGSVRLAGHEIVGTPDARLRALRGPVAQVVFQEPLTALDPLMRVGKQLAEPLRRHLNLRGGALGDAVSTALSEVALTDPRIARAYPHELSGGQRQRVAIAIALAARPQLLIADEPTTALDVTVQDAVLTLLERLIAERDMALLFVSHDLAVVSRMVERIVVLQRGVAVEEGPVDRVLRDPQHPYTRALVASARSLDAALDASEGGVE
- a CDS encoding ABC transporter ATP-binding protein; protein product: MSVLELRDAGFSYGSRSVLDDVSLSVAEGESVGLVGESGAGKSTILRLLLGLAAPRDGSVLFDGRPLDLRDRSLMRRFRASVQPVFQDPYSSLDPRQRIDRIVGEPLRSLGLARGADAASRVEEAVAAVGLDAGTLTRYPHEFSGGQRQRIAIARALVSRPRVLLADEPVSALDVTTRVQVIDLLARLRRENGLTLVMVSHDLSAVASVCERTVVLQHGRIVEAGATRSILSSPSTAYARQLVAAVPRLPR